One part of the Aurantibacillus circumpalustris genome encodes these proteins:
- the pyrF gene encoding orotidine-5'-phosphate decarboxylase: MTKEELVKQIRTKKTFLSVGLDPDSEKLPKHLLEDESDPIYEFNKAIVDATAPYCVSFKPNSAFYEAYGLNGIASLEKTIRYIKTNYPNHFLIADAKRGDIGNTSAMYAKAFFRRLNCDAITVAPYMGSDSVKPFLQFENKWAIVLGLTSNEGSSDFQQLKVDGNDFYMHVIETCAKWGTQDNMMFVIGATKANLLEGIRKIIPNHFLLIPGVGAQGGSLQDVCKYGMNKEVGLLVNSSRGIIYASSGKDFAEKAGAEAKKIAQEMSGFL, encoded by the coding sequence ATGACTAAAGAAGAACTTGTAAAACAGATTAGAACAAAGAAAACCTTTTTGAGCGTAGGTCTTGATCCTGATTCGGAAAAATTACCTAAACATTTATTAGAAGATGAGAGCGATCCTATTTATGAATTTAATAAAGCAATTGTTGATGCAACGGCACCTTATTGTGTATCGTTTAAGCCGAACTCAGCTTTTTACGAGGCTTATGGCTTAAATGGAATAGCAAGTCTTGAAAAAACAATTCGTTATATTAAAACAAATTATCCAAATCATTTTTTAATTGCAGATGCAAAACGCGGTGATATAGGTAACACAAGTGCAATGTATGCCAAGGCTTTTTTTAGACGCTTAAATTGCGATGCCATCACCGTTGCTCCTTACATGGGAAGCGATTCTGTTAAACCGTTTTTACAGTTTGAAAATAAATGGGCAATTGTTCTTGGTCTAACGAGCAATGAAGGGTCATCAGACTTTCAGCAATTAAAAGTAGATGGAAATGATTTTTACATGCATGTAATTGAAACATGTGCTAAATGGGGAACCCAAGATAACATGATGTTTGTGATAGGCGCTACCAAAGCGAATTTATTAGAAGGTATTCGTAAAATTATTCCAAATCATTTTTTGCTTATTCCTGGCGTAGGAGCACAAGGTGGAAGTTTACAAGATGTGTGTAAGTATGGAATGAATAAAGAAGTTGGTTTGCTTGTCAATTCAAGTCGTGGAATCATATACGCGTCTTCGGGAAAAGATTTTGCTGAGAAGGCTGGCGCCGAGGCTAAGAAAATAGCGCAGGAAATGTCGGGGTTTCTCTAG
- a CDS encoding TPR end-of-group domain-containing protein, which yields MNLNLLKTISASLSVAVILTSCDGLGKMIKKQKDIQYTVTPNPIEMHGDSIQFSVSGKFSPKLFQKKVTLTLTPVIKYAGGEKAFKPVVLVGEKSTDPGQKIGFASGGTFSYASDKIPFEPGMRNAKIEVRGEGSMKKKKKSFTPVELADGTMATSLLVRNDEKPMMAKDAFVKILPANQSTHIYYVINQSAVRSSEMSSEEMKNINAFIKNNLSNAFYEFKGITVSAYASPDGETDKNENLAKDRANSGSAAMMKEFQKNKDNNVTFGKTKEQFVVGTTKEDWEGFKSLMEQSTMADKDLILRVLTMYSDADQRRKEIKNLSKTYTELADKVLPKLRRAEITINVDKKARTDSQISELAVSSPDSLSVEELLYAATLTTDINTQAQIYAAAEKKYGSDWRTSNNLGCVLLMQNKVSEAGDAFKRAEKVAATQPAVSNNLGIVEAKNGNRAAALELYEKAGSGAETKYNKAILEVRMGKYSDAVSDFGNFKGHNLALAQMLSGNNGSVKETLDASSEKDMAYSFYLRAVSFARQGNNGEVLSNLKMAVEKDNALKAYAKDDVEFIKLRSDSGFTGLVN from the coding sequence ATGAATTTAAATCTTCTTAAAACAATTAGTGCCAGTTTATCAGTAGCCGTAATTTTAACAAGTTGCGATGGGCTTGGCAAAATGATAAAGAAACAAAAAGATATTCAATATACGGTAACCCCGAATCCTATTGAAATGCACGGTGATAGCATACAATTTAGCGTTAGCGGTAAATTTAGTCCAAAGTTGTTTCAAAAAAAGGTAACCTTAACGCTTACTCCTGTTATTAAATACGCAGGCGGTGAAAAAGCATTTAAGCCTGTTGTTTTGGTAGGAGAAAAATCTACAGATCCAGGTCAAAAAATCGGTTTTGCTTCAGGTGGGACATTTAGTTATGCGTCTGATAAGATTCCTTTTGAGCCAGGTATGCGTAATGCGAAAATAGAAGTTCGTGGAGAAGGTTCTATGAAGAAAAAGAAGAAATCATTTACTCCGGTTGAATTAGCGGATGGAACAATGGCTACTTCTTTGTTAGTGCGTAATGACGAGAAGCCAATGATGGCCAAGGATGCTTTTGTAAAAATTTTACCTGCAAATCAATCAACACATATATATTATGTAATCAACCAATCTGCAGTTCGTTCTTCTGAAATGAGTTCAGAGGAAATGAAAAACATTAATGCTTTTATTAAGAATAATTTGAGTAATGCATTTTATGAGTTTAAAGGAATTACAGTTTCAGCTTACGCATCTCCGGATGGAGAAACTGATAAGAACGAAAACTTAGCGAAAGATCGTGCAAATTCGGGGTCAGCAGCAATGATGAAAGAATTCCAAAAAAATAAAGATAACAACGTGACTTTTGGTAAAACGAAAGAACAGTTTGTTGTTGGAACTACTAAAGAAGATTGGGAAGGCTTCAAAAGTTTAATGGAACAATCTACAATGGCTGACAAAGATTTAATCTTACGTGTTTTAACCATGTATTCTGATGCTGACCAACGTCGTAAAGAAATTAAAAATCTTTCGAAGACTTACACTGAGTTAGCTGACAAAGTTTTACCAAAATTACGTCGTGCTGAAATAACAATTAACGTTGACAAAAAAGCACGCACAGATTCACAAATTTCTGAATTAGCAGTTTCAAGTCCTGATAGTTTATCTGTTGAAGAATTATTATACGCTGCAACATTGACTACTGATATTAATACACAAGCTCAAATATACGCTGCAGCTGAAAAGAAATACGGTAGCGATTGGAGAACTTCAAATAACTTAGGTTGTGTTCTTTTAATGCAAAATAAAGTTTCTGAAGCAGGTGATGCATTTAAACGTGCTGAGAAAGTTGCTGCAACTCAACCCGCTGTTTCAAATAACTTAGGAATTGTTGAAGCTAAAAATGGTAACCGTGCTGCGGCATTAGAGCTTTATGAAAAAGCTGGTTCTGGTGCCGAAACAAAATATAACAAAGCGATTCTTGAAGTACGTATGGGTAAATACTCTGACGCTGTGAGTGATTTCGGAAACTTTAAAGGACATAATTTAGCACTTGCACAAATGTTAAGTGGCAATAATGGATCAGTAAAAGAAACTCTTGACGCTAGTTCTGAAAAAGATATGGCATATAGTTTTTATTTAAGAGCTGTTTCATTTGCTCGTCAAGGTAACAATGGCGAAGTGTTAAGCAACTTAAAAATGGCAGTTGAAAAAGACAACGCATTGAAAGCTTATGCTAAAGATGATGTTGAATTTATCAAATTACGTTCTGATAGTGGTTTTACTGGTTTAGTAAACTAA
- a CDS encoding nucleoside phosphorylase translates to MSKYANTELILTPENRVYHLNLKNEDIADNVILVGDQNRVEQISKYFDSIDFKTAHREFITHTGFFNGKRITVLSTGIGTDNIDIVMNELDAAVNINPVKRELNAKTRSLNVFRLGTSGALQEYIPVNGLVVSSYGLGLDGLLNFYEGCKAINEDEISEAFIKHMKWPAHLAYPYCVSANPMLINEFKESIYFKGITATAPGFYGPQGREIRLKTALPDLNNLLNTFSSNNFQIINFEMETSALYGLGKLLNHNCLTVCVIIANRMRKEFTTNYAESIKILIENSLNKISNIK, encoded by the coding sequence ATGTCGAAGTATGCAAATACTGAATTAATTCTCACTCCAGAAAATAGGGTTTATCACCTCAATCTCAAAAATGAAGATATTGCGGACAATGTAATTTTGGTTGGCGATCAAAATAGAGTCGAACAGATTTCAAAATATTTCGATAGTATTGATTTTAAGACAGCACACAGAGAATTTATTACACATACAGGTTTTTTTAATGGGAAACGCATAACTGTTTTAAGCACCGGAATAGGAACTGATAATATTGACATTGTAATGAACGAGTTGGATGCGGCGGTGAACATTAATCCAGTAAAAAGAGAATTAAATGCTAAAACGCGATCATTAAATGTATTTCGTTTGGGAACGAGCGGTGCTTTGCAGGAGTATATTCCTGTTAATGGATTGGTGGTAAGCAGCTATGGCTTGGGCTTAGACGGCTTGCTGAATTTTTATGAAGGATGTAAGGCGATCAATGAAGATGAAATCAGTGAAGCCTTCATTAAACATATGAAGTGGCCTGCTCATTTAGCATATCCCTATTGTGTTTCAGCCAACCCTATGCTAATAAATGAATTTAAAGAATCAATTTATTTTAAAGGAATCACGGCTACAGCTCCTGGTTTTTACGGGCCTCAGGGTAGAGAAATAAGATTAAAAACAGCCTTGCCAGACCTTAATAATTTGCTGAATACTTTTAGTTCTAACAATTTTCAAATTATTAACTTTGAGATGGAGACTTCGGCGCTTTATGGTTTAGGTAAATTACTTAATCATAATTGTCTTACAGTTTGTGTGATTATAGCCAATCGCATGCGTAAAGAGTTTACAACAAATTATGCTGAGAGCATTAAAATACTAATAGAAAATAGTTTAAATAAAATATCGAATATTAAATGA
- the cyoE gene encoding heme o synthase: METTVSNILTDSHTYSKFTGFVKLTKFRLGALVVFSAIITYFTVTETVLWTQLLALSLGGFLVTSAANGFNQIIEKDLDKLMDRTKDRPMPTEVLSINEAFAFCTVFGIGGTILLWVYTNPLCGILGFLSIILYALLYTPLKRKTPFSVFVGAFPGALPTLIGGVAATKGFGEINFFTLLLFMIQFIWQFPHFWALAWFNNDDYAKADFHLLPSKGGKDAFSKFQILLYSVFLLVMSILPFVFHFVGLISTIACVICGLALLLQAYNFYRLPTNEHAKKLFLITLIYLPLVQVALMTKA; the protein is encoded by the coding sequence TTGGAGACTACAGTAAGCAATATTTTGACCGATTCTCACACTTATTCCAAATTTACAGGTTTTGTTAAACTAACAAAATTCCGTTTAGGTGCATTGGTTGTTTTTTCTGCCATTATCACCTATTTTACTGTTACCGAAACCGTTCTATGGACACAGTTACTCGCACTTAGTCTAGGTGGATTTCTTGTAACCTCAGCGGCAAACGGATTTAATCAGATTATAGAAAAAGATCTTGATAAATTAATGGATAGGACCAAAGATAGGCCTATGCCTACTGAAGTTTTATCTATAAACGAAGCGTTTGCTTTTTGCACTGTGTTTGGTATTGGAGGTACCATTTTACTTTGGGTTTATACTAATCCTTTGTGTGGAATTTTAGGTTTTCTGTCAATCATCTTATATGCCTTGTTATACACACCACTAAAACGTAAAACACCTTTTTCCGTCTTTGTAGGAGCGTTTCCTGGAGCCTTACCGACTCTTATAGGCGGTGTAGCGGCAACCAAAGGTTTTGGAGAAATTAATTTTTTCACATTACTTCTTTTTATGATTCAGTTTATTTGGCAATTCCCTCACTTTTGGGCCTTGGCATGGTTCAATAATGATGATTACGCTAAAGCTGATTTTCATTTATTGCCCTCTAAAGGCGGAAAAGATGCGTTTTCTAAGTTTCAGATTCTTTTATATTCTGTATTTTTATTAGTAATGAGTATTTTACCTTTTGTGTTTCATTTTGTTGGCTTAATCAGTACCATTGCCTGTGTGATATGTGGACTGGCTTTGTTACTCCAAGCCTACAATTTTTATAGATTACCAACCAATGAACACGCAAAAAAATTATTTTTAATTACACTTATTTATTTACCGCTTGTGCAAGTTGCACTCATGACAAAAGCCTAA
- a CDS encoding cytochrome c oxidase subunit 3 yields MESKQTNKINPHKAEIKAAERKAAKPLLYIGMVSIVMLFAGLTSAYVVRADNGNWLVFNLPDIAIISTQLIICSSLTMFLAQRAIKKDNYLLTSLGLFLTFALGIAFFFTQISAWRELTAEGIYFVGKYANASGSFLYLIALVHLAHMVGGLIALAVSLTKSLLKKYSSTDSLGIELTAIYWHFLDLLWVYLFLFLYNYR; encoded by the coding sequence TTGGAATCAAAACAAACAAACAAAATAAACCCCCACAAGGCCGAAATTAAAGCGGCTGAGCGCAAAGCAGCAAAACCGCTTTTATACATAGGAATGGTTAGCATTGTTATGCTTTTTGCAGGACTCACAAGCGCCTATGTTGTGCGCGCGGACAATGGTAACTGGCTCGTGTTTAACCTACCGGATATTGCTATAATTAGCACACAACTAATCATTTGTAGCAGTTTAACCATGTTTTTAGCCCAAAGGGCAATAAAAAAAGACAATTACTTACTTACGAGTTTGGGCTTGTTTCTCACATTCGCGCTCGGTATTGCTTTCTTTTTTACGCAAATTTCTGCTTGGAGAGAGTTAACTGCTGAAGGAATTTATTTTGTTGGTAAATACGCAAATGCCTCAGGCTCTTTTTTGTATTTAATAGCGCTTGTACATTTGGCGCATATGGTGGGAGGTCTTATAGCCCTTGCCGTTTCCTTAACAAAGTCGTTGTTGAAAAAATATTCTTCAACCGATTCCCTTGGAATTGAGCTAACTGCTATTTATTGGCATTTTCTTGATTTGTTATGGGTATATTTGTTTTTGTTTTTATATAATTATCGTTAA
- a CDS encoding cytochrome c oxidase subunit 3: MAHSAEIDSKEAWGGGRSPFNLSYGKIFMWFFLVSDALTFGGLLISYGFIRHKYAEVWPKAEHVFTHFPFVEQHIPLAYVGLMTFILIMSSVTMVLAVEAGHRMDRKGVITWMFWTIVGGAAFVGSQAWEWYHFIIGTDDGALRNVWDPATNAYVKQIWHGANMTVNEYGVPQFANYFFFITGFHGTHVFSGVVINFIIFLNVIKGTYERRGHYEMVEKVGLYWHFVDLVWVFVFTFFYLL, translated from the coding sequence ATGGCGCATTCAGCAGAAATTGATTCAAAAGAAGCTTGGGGCGGAGGTAGATCTCCCTTTAATCTCAGTTATGGTAAAATCTTTATGTGGTTTTTCTTGGTATCCGATGCTTTAACTTTTGGAGGTTTATTAATATCCTATGGTTTTATCCGTCATAAATACGCGGAAGTTTGGCCAAAAGCAGAACATGTATTTACACACTTTCCTTTTGTAGAACAGCATATTCCATTGGCTTATGTTGGTTTAATGACCTTCATTCTCATTATGTCATCTGTAACGATGGTACTTGCGGTAGAAGCTGGTCACCGTATGGACAGAAAAGGTGTTATTACTTGGATGTTTTGGACAATTGTTGGTGGAGCTGCTTTCGTTGGATCACAAGCTTGGGAGTGGTATCATTTTATTATTGGTACTGATGATGGTGCATTGCGAAATGTATGGGATCCTGCAACAAATGCCTATGTAAAACAAATTTGGCATGGTGCAAACATGACTGTGAATGAATACGGCGTTCCACAATTTGCAAATTATTTTTTCTTTATTACAGGATTTCACGGAACTCACGTATTTAGTGGTGTTGTAATCAACTTTATTATTTTCTTAAATGTTATTAAAGGAACTTATGAGCGTAGAGGGCATTATGAAATGGTTGAAAAAGTAGGTCTTTACTGGCACTTTGTAGATTTGGTTTGGGTATTTGTATTTACCTTCTTCTACCTATTGTAA
- a CDS encoding DUF3467 domain-containing protein → MEDNNQNNQPHLDIELSEEVAEGIYSNLAIITHSQSEFVIDFVKIMPGVPKARVKSRILLTPQHAKRLVKALAENLQKFEQIHGKIKDVDNGFPMNFGGPTAQA, encoded by the coding sequence ATGGAAGACAACAATCAAAACAACCAACCGCACTTAGATATCGAATTAAGTGAAGAAGTAGCAGAAGGAATTTATTCTAACCTTGCTATTATAACACATTCTCAAAGTGAGTTTGTAATTGACTTTGTAAAGATTATGCCAGGAGTTCCAAAAGCAAGAGTGAAGTCCCGTATTTTACTTACACCGCAGCATGCAAAACGTTTGGTGAAGGCACTCGCTGAGAACTTGCAGAAATTCGAGCAGATACACGGTAAAATAAAAGATGTAGACAATGGTTTTCCGATGAATTTTGGAGGCCCTACGGCACAGGCATAG
- a CDS encoding cytochrome C oxidase subunit IV family protein, producing the protein MSEFHDNYPQYEVMANHGEEEGKKNRSVLWKVFWVMLAITIFELVVGFLAPSKGWSGTLWLKTLFITLTLAKAAAIVLWFMHLKHEVKFFKWAILAPYIVFMFYTIFIILTEGTYSGSSGHFTRVDKIFIEQQAALKHGHHDATHSEGAAHEENHEGGEHH; encoded by the coding sequence ATGTCAGAGTTTCACGATAATTATCCGCAATATGAAGTGATGGCCAATCACGGTGAGGAAGAAGGAAAAAAGAACCGCAGCGTTTTATGGAAGGTATTCTGGGTGATGTTAGCAATCACCATTTTTGAACTTGTTGTTGGTTTTCTTGCTCCTAGCAAAGGTTGGAGCGGAACCTTATGGCTGAAAACGCTTTTCATTACTTTAACACTTGCTAAGGCAGCGGCCATCGTGTTATGGTTTATGCACCTTAAACATGAAGTTAAATTTTTTAAGTGGGCAATTCTTGCTCCTTATATAGTATTTATGTTCTATACTATTTTTATCATTTTAACCGAAGGCACTTATTCAGGCTCATCAGGACATTTTACTCGTGTTGATAAAATTTTCATTGAACAACAAGCTGCATTAAAACATGGTCACCATGATGCTACTCACTCAGAAGGCGCAGCACATGAAGAAAACCATGAAGGTGGAGAACATCACTAG
- a CDS encoding DUF2142 domain-containing protein codes for MEFKKDHWKILVICLLGALRVFVFSAGFPFFNNVDEVAHLDVVVKYSHGETPHSFELMSKESARYYVRNGSCEFSMLVGDWYKPLNYDTLKDPKRIIFDENESKFSKVINYESLQPPLYYTLAGGWKKLGTAFGFKNLSLLYWIRFLNIVFIILLVLLAYKASATLFPGDRFLVFGVPLIVAMLPQDTYYSIQNDVLSPLCFALTFVLLLKFVQTDLAQSRLAIFTGLAIALTVLVKVSNLPLLGIVILAVVYKMYKLKSNKKSRHVFLPLALFGAFTFIPIICWLMWNFYVLGDITGSEGKINFFGWTHKPFLEWFNHPIFSNFSGVFFMWKELMITFWRGEFVWGSQRVAEPLMDFFYWVSSLIFVLVTLIFVQRKLNPFQRNVNRFVFLCFVSMIAYMVLLSISFDFGDSFYPSKASPYFTSGRLISAVLLPFALLYAQGFNWLFSWIKNERLRFLLLIGVVFVITLSEISASQKVFLSNFNWFRF; via the coding sequence ATGGAGTTTAAAAAAGATCATTGGAAGATTCTAGTTATTTGTTTGCTTGGAGCGCTAAGGGTGTTTGTTTTTTCAGCTGGGTTCCCTTTTTTTAATAATGTTGACGAAGTTGCCCATTTAGATGTAGTGGTAAAATATAGTCATGGAGAAACGCCTCATTCATTTGAATTAATGTCAAAGGAGTCGGCGCGTTATTACGTTCGAAATGGTTCTTGTGAGTTTTCTATGTTAGTTGGTGATTGGTATAAGCCACTTAACTACGATACATTGAAAGATCCAAAACGGATAATTTTCGACGAAAATGAAAGTAAGTTTAGTAAAGTAATTAACTACGAATCGTTGCAGCCTCCTCTCTATTATACTTTGGCTGGTGGATGGAAAAAATTAGGTACTGCTTTCGGATTTAAAAATCTCTCGCTTTTATATTGGATTAGATTTCTCAACATTGTTTTTATTATTTTGCTCGTATTATTAGCGTATAAGGCTTCTGCGACTTTGTTTCCGGGCGATCGATTTCTTGTTTTTGGTGTGCCTTTAATAGTAGCCATGTTGCCGCAAGACACTTATTATTCAATTCAAAACGATGTGTTATCGCCGCTGTGTTTTGCACTAACCTTTGTTTTGCTTTTAAAATTTGTTCAAACAGATTTAGCTCAATCTCGTTTGGCAATTTTCACCGGCTTGGCAATTGCACTAACTGTGTTAGTTAAAGTAAGCAACCTTCCTTTATTAGGAATCGTAATACTGGCAGTAGTTTATAAAATGTATAAACTAAAATCGAATAAAAAATCGCGACACGTTTTTCTTCCACTTGCTTTGTTTGGCGCATTCACTTTCATTCCTATTATTTGTTGGTTGATGTGGAATTTTTATGTGTTAGGTGATATAACGGGTTCAGAAGGTAAAATAAATTTTTTTGGTTGGACGCATAAACCCTTTCTTGAATGGTTCAATCATCCCATATTTAGTAATTTTTCTGGAGTTTTCTTTATGTGGAAAGAGTTAATGATAACATTTTGGCGCGGCGAATTTGTATGGGGATCACAAAGAGTTGCAGAACCATTGATGGATTTTTTTTATTGGGTGTCTTCCTTAATTTTTGTTTTGGTTACACTAATTTTTGTGCAAAGAAAACTTAATCCATTTCAACGAAACGTAAACCGCTTTGTTTTTTTATGTTTTGTTTCAATGATAGCATACATGGTACTGCTTTCCATTAGTTTCGATTTTGGCGATAGTTTTTATCCGTCTAAGGCTAGCCCCTATTTTACTTCAGGTCGATTAATTAGCGCAGTTTTGTTGCCCTTTGCACTTTTATATGCTCAAGGATTTAACTGGTTGTTTTCCTGGATAAAAAATGAGCGACTTCGTTTTCTTTTATTAATAGGTGTAGTTTTCGTAATAACATTATCAGAAATTTCTGCTAGCCAAAAAGTATTTTTAAGCAATTTCAATTGGTTTCGATTTTAG